From the genome of Triticum aestivum cultivar Chinese Spring chromosome 3B, IWGSC CS RefSeq v2.1, whole genome shotgun sequence, one region includes:
- the LOC123065878 gene encoding probable phytol kinase 2, chloroplastic, with amino-acid sequence MRCLNVHPFSPASSFPLYTCLPSRPLRSPTRTALTASSSSSVPPSLPRGSTAGRSRRATMMAAVISPVGSSGLVQDLVSSAVTTGVAHGLFHFFHGLVERGFCDLKLNRKLMHITIGMVPLLFWPLFSSGRYAPFLAALPSGINIIRTLLLGLGIRKNEAVVKILSRSGDQREFLKAPLYYVTAIALATSVLWRTSPIAIALICNLCAGDGVADIVGRRVGKEKLPYNPNKSYAGSIAMAVAGFLASVGCMHYFHTFGFIEESWRMTFGFLVVSVATALVESHPISTELDDNLTVPLVSFLVGSLIL; translated from the exons ATGCGCTGCCTCAACGTCCATCCCTTCTCCCCGGCTTCCTCCTTTCCACTCTACACTTGCCTCCCGTCGAGACCCCTCCGCTCACCCACCAGGACCGCGCtgactgcctcctcctcctcctcagtgccGCCATCCCTCCCCCGCGGCAGCACTGCTGGCCGCAGCCGGAGGGCAACGATGATGGCCGCCGTGATCTCGCCGGTGGGCAGCAGCGGCCTGGTCCAGGACCTCGTGTCCTCGGCCGTCACCACAGGCGTCGCCCACGGCCTCTTCCATTTCTTCCATGGGCTTGTCGAGCGCGGCTTCTGCGATCTG AAACTCAATAGGAAACTTATGCACATAACTATTGGGATGGTACCCTTGCTCTTTTGGCCCCTTTtcag CTCAGGAAGGTATGCTCCTTTCCTTGCTGCACTTCCGTCTGGGATTAATATTATTAGGACTCTTCTATTGGGGCTAGGAATAAGGAAAAATGAAGCTGTAGTCAAAATATTGAGCCGATCTGGAGACCAGAG GGAATTCCTCAAGGCACCACTGTACTATGTTACTGCTATAGCTTTGGCCACTTCTGTATTATGGAGAACATCTCCGATTGCTATAGCACTTATCTGCAACTTATGCGCTGGAGATG GTGTAGCAGACATAGTGGGGCGCCGTGTAGGGAAAGAAAAGCTTCCATACAACCCCAACAAGTCATATGCTGGAAGCATAGCAATGGCTGTGGCTGGTTTCTTGGCTTCAGTTGG GTGCATGCATTACTTTCACACTTTTGGTTTCATTGAGGAAAGTTGGCGCATGACCTTCGGCTTCCTTGTGGTCTCCGTAGCCACGGCACTTGTAGAGTCACACCCCATCAGCACTGAATTGGATGACAATTTAACTGTACCTCTCGTATCATTTCTGGTTGGTAGCCTCATTCTATGA
- the LOC123071295 gene encoding probable phytol kinase 2, chloroplastic, with the protein MLSLGAHPFLLPSSSPLHTRLRSRPLCSPTSSAPTVSSSSAPPSLRFRFGFPRRGCAADRSRRATTMAAVVSPGDGGLVHDLVSSGVTAAIALGLLRFFEELAKRGVCDQKLNRKLVHITIGMVFLLFWPLFSSGRYAPFFAALAPGINIIRMLLLGLGIMKNEAMVKSMSRSGDHRELLKGPLYYATTITLATSVLWRTSPIAIALVCNLCAGDGIADVVGRRLGKEKLPYNPNKSYAGSIAMAVAGFLASIGYMHYFHSFGLMEKSWYMTLGFLVVSVAAALVESHPISTELDDNLTVPLTSFLVGSLIL; encoded by the exons ATGCTCAGCCTCGGcgcccatcccttcttgcttccttcctcctccccacTCCACACTCGCCTCCGATCGAGACCCCTCTGCTCACCCACCAGCTCCGCGCCGACCGTCTCCTCCTCCTCAGCGCCGCCCTCCCTCCGCTTCCGCTTCGGCTTCCCCCGCCGTGGCTGCGCCGCCGACCGGAGCCGGAGGGCGACGACGATGGCCGCGGTGGTCTCCCCGGGGGATGGCGGCCTGGTCCACGACCTCGTGTCCTCGGGCGTCACCGCGGCCATCGCCCTCGGCCTCCTCCGCTTCTTCGAGGAGCTCGCCAAGCGCGGCGTCTGCGACCAG AAACTGAACAGGAAACTTGTGCACATAACTATTGGGATGGTATTCTtgctcttttggcctcttttcaG CTCGGGAAGGTATGCTCCTTTCTTTGCTGCACTTGCACCAGGGATTAATATTATAAGGATGCTTCTATTGGGGCTAGGAATAATGAAAAATGAAGCTATGGTCAAATCAATGAGCCGATCTGGAGACCACAG GGAGCTTCTCAAGGGACCACTGTATTATGCTACTACTATAACTTTGGCCACTTCTGTATTATGGAGAACATCTCCAATTGCTATCGCACTTGTCTGCAACTTATGCGCTGGAGATG GTATAGCAGACGTAGTGGGGAGACGCCTAGGAAAAGAAAAGCTTCCATACAACCCCAACAAGTCATATGCAGGAAGCATAGCAATGGCTGTGGCTGGTTTCTTGGCCTCAATTGG GTACATGCATTACTTCCACAGTTTCGGTCTCATGGAGAAAAGCTGGTACATGACCTTGGGCTTCCTTGTGGTCTCCGTAGCCGCGGCACTTGTAGAGTCACACCCCATCAGCACTGAACTGGATGACAATTTAACTGTTCCCTTGACATCATTCCTAGTCGGTAGCCTCATTCTCTGA
- the LOC123071296 gene encoding GDSL esterase/lipase At2g40250 produces the protein MGPKLASLLAVLAAVYLAVAATAVDDAPLPRLPHQDIPAVFAFGDSTLDTGNNNVLPTMVRADHAPYGREFPGGAPTGRFSDGKLLTDYLVEVLGIKELLPAYRSGAANLTVADLSTGVCFASAGSGLDDATATNAGVATFGSQLADFKQLLGKIGARKAGEVVKKSVFLVSAATNDMMMNYYMLPSGRSKYTLEQYHDLLIGNLRSYIQAMYDLGARRMLVAGLPPVGCLPLQLTMAELQQPPRPQGCIAEQNAAAECYNAKLQRMLAEFQAGSPGARAVYADIYSPLKDMVDHPDKYGFVEASKGCCGTGLLEMGPLCTDMVPTCATPSKYMFWDSVHPTQATYRAVAEHFEQTNIIRFAN, from the exons ATGGGGCCTAAGCTCGCGTCCCTTCTCGCCGTCCTGGCCGCCGTCTACCTTGCCGTCGCGGCGACCGCCGTGGACGACGCCCCgctgccgaggctcccgcatcagGACATCCCGGCCGTGTTCGCGTTCGGCGACTCCACGCTCGACACGGGCAACAACAACGTCCTCCCCACCATGGTCCGCGCCGACCACGCGCCCTACGGCCGCGAGTTCCCCGGGGGCGCGCCCACGGGCCGCTTCTCCGACGGGAAGCTCCTCACCGACTACCTCGTGGAGGTGCTCGGCATCAAGGAGCTCCTCCCGGCGTACCGCTCCGGCGCCGCCAACCTGACGGTCGCGGACTTATCCACGGGCGTCTGCTTCGCGTCCGCCGGCTCCGGCCTCGACGACGCCACGGCCACCAACGCCGGCGTGGCGACGTTCGGCTCGCAGCTCGCGGACTTCAAGCAGCTCCTTGGCAAGATAGGCGCCCGGAAGGCCGGCGAGGTGGTGAAGAAGTCGGTGTTCCTCGTGTCCGCCGCGACCAACGACATGATGATGAACTACTACATGCTGCCGTCGGGGAGGAGCAAGTACACGCTCGAGCAGTACCATGACCTCCTCATCGGCAACCTTCGATCTTACATACAG GCCATGTACGACCTGGGCGCCCGGAGGATGCTGGTGGCGGGGCTGCCGCCGGTGGGGTGCCTCCCGCTGCAGCTGACGATGGCCGAGCTGCAGCAGCCGCCGAGGCCGCAGGGGTGCATCGCGGAGCAGAACGCGGCGGCGGAGTGCTACAACGCCAAGCTCCAGCGGATGCTCGCCGAGTTCCAGGCCGGCTCGCCCGGGGCGAGGGCCGTGTACGCCGACATCTACAGCCCGCTCAAGGACATGGTCGACCACCCCGACAAGTACG GTTTCGTGGAGGCGAGCAAGGGCTGCTGCGGCACCGGGCTCCTGGAGATGGGGCCGCTGTGCACCGATATGGTCCCGACGTGCGCGACGCCGTCCAAGTACATGTTCTGggactccgtccaccccacgcAGGCCACCTACAGGGCCGTCGCCGAGCACTTCGAGCAGACCAACATCATCCGGTTCGCCAATTGA